The Candidatus Binatia bacterium region GTAGTCGGTCGAGCGGCTCGACTTCGACTCGATCACCTTGATCCCGTGCTCGCGGGCGACCACCGGCGCGTTCACCATGTTGACGCGCTCGGTGACCTTCTCGAGCAGGCCCTTCAGCACCGCGATCGTGATCGGCGCCACGCGCAGCTCCGCCACGTCGCCGGCGTACTCGATCTCGATCTCGTCGATCTTGCCCGGGCAGAGCTGGCCCTGGAAGCGGCCGAGCTTCTCGCCCAGCAGGAGGTAGGGCCGGNNNNNNNNNNGACAGGATCTCGGGCGACACCGAGGGGACGTTGACGCCGTTGCGGA contains the following coding sequences:
- a CDS encoding phosphoglycerate dehydrogenase, encoding RPYLLLGEKLGRFQGQLCPGKIDEIEIEYAGDVAELRVAPITIAVLKGLLEKVTERVNMVNAPVVAREHGIKVIESKSSRSTDY